The genomic region ATTAAGTTGATTGTTCAAGCTCACAATGGGTTCCCAGTGGTTTATAAATTTTGATCTTGAGATCCAGTATTAGATATAATCTATATTTCAAGAATAGGAAACCCACTCTATATGTTGAAGAAATTCCCAAAACTTTACATTAAagaataacaactctattgaatttattaaggttcccttggcatgtctagttatcagtgtaaatgtaatgtattagatgcaccatgtaacataaagacgtgcattcagctttaaatttcccgttgtatgcaaattagcctgagcgcaagacctctaacgtagttgcactaggcagaattgaatgttagcgcatcttcgctttgatttgctcgcactgctaagtaacgctagcgaaaattcaccagcgcttgTCGGACGGACGGAACTTCAcaacttagtaaatttgcgttgtCTGAGGGAAGTTtagcgatggctgtgaagccttcgctggcgaatttcacCACtaaataaatttaccccatggtcTCTTGCGTGTGCAAATGCAACAAATATTCTGGTATTGTTGGCCATGAGTGCCCATTAATGGGGAATCAGGAAACCGACCCTACTAATAACTGAGATCAGCTGTAGATACATTCTGCCTTCCTAAAATACCtcttatcaaatggttgaatacaTAGGGAAAGGTTGCTATTGAACAGTTACCCTAGCAGAAGTAATCGAATTATACCGCAGCATGTGGTGTGTAGGAATGGGCTTGTATTTCTAGCACCTGACGTGCTGCAGACCATCAATGTCAAAATAACTctgttttatatgtaaataaaatacagatcACTCTGTATGAACTGGAGAATTTCCAGGGGAAAAAGTGTGAGCTGACTGGGGAATGCCAGAATCTAAGCGAAAAAGGTCTGGACAAAGTTGGATCCATCAAAGTCGAGTCTGGACCGTGAGTCTTGCAAACCTGGAATGCTGTGTTCCCACTAAACTGTGTGGCTGTGCGCATGTACATAAGTTAGGACTCATATAGATAAACGTTGCATGCAGACATATTATTCACTAGCTCTTGTCCACTGACCCCACTCATGTTGCTTTTATTAGATACAATAATGCTAGTATTCATCATGAGCTGTTAGATATTCTCAAAGCAACAGTTATCTGAGCCACAAAGAATCTTATTCACTATGGaaattgtataatgtatgtatataataaacacTGAACGCTCTATTTTTCACTAAAAGCCAATCGTTTCACTCACTGGGAAGTAGGACTATCAGCAGGTACAGTAATTGATATTATACTTAGTAGCTGCTTCTTGTTGCTGTATGGAATAGGCTTCATTATTTCCTGCCTTATATAAAACTATGTAACAAATTTAGCCATTTATTCCAACCAATGGCCTCCAAATTGCTTTTTAACTTTCAGTCTCTCAACAAATTATTTGGGAGCCGCAGTTCAGTAATAGAATACTATGAAACTGGCAAACTTGAGCTGTAGGGATTGTTGACACTACACACGTATAATAACATTTAGTTGCACCTAGCTGTTGCCCTATATGCTGTGTACATTAGATAGGATTTTCAGTGCATCTACTAGTTTTGTACAATTTCTGTTCTTATTTACCTGCATGATTATTATTGTACTGAAATAGGCAGCAAGCCATTTAATTGCTTTTGAAATGTGAGTTACATTGGATAACTCAGGATATGGAGTGGTCTTTCTTCATAATTCTGAATATATTCTGTACAATAAATCCTAATCAAGCCCAATCACACCCCGGTATGCTAAACCACACCTATCATCCACCTAAATTCCACCCACTCCCCCACATTCCTTGCCCTCTCACAACCCTACAATACTCTTGGGGTCATCTGACTGCAGTACCCTCCCCCCTCAAAACGTTTTTTAAGAATATCATCTTAATCAGTGGCATATTACTGAGTGAGCCCATGGTTGTGGTTGCAGCATGAAATAGCAGGACACCCATGATTTAGCACATGCTGTGAGTTTATAAAAGATTTCTATGTAGGGAAAGGGGTCTGAATTTTTTTCCTACCCATCCTTAATTTAACCAACTAATCAATCAGTGTGATTAGTCAGATCAGAATCATGGAAACTAAACAATTCCCCCATGCTACAGCTTTACTTTCCCTCtgtgttattttaaataatccagatttataAATAGAAGCCTAAATATTGTGTATTCTTTACTTTCTGCTTTAGATGGCTCAGCTTTGAACGCCAATCATATGGGGGTGAACAGTTTGTGCTGGAGAAAGGAGACTACCCCAGATGGGACACTTGGTCTAACAGCCACAGGAGTGACTATGTGATGTCCATCCGTCCCCTGAACATTGTGAGTCCAATAGAAATACTGCCATGATGTTTATGTAATATCCATATTTTACAGAGTAATCAGTAACAGGTGTAAAAGTCCAATTAATGTGAGTTTCTGATTACACTCCAGTGCTGCTGCTGGGGGACAGTCAAAAAACACATGTCCCACTGGTGCATCATAAGGGGAGACATGAAGACttattgcacatgttttttttgtgttcattAGTCTTGTGTTCCACTGGGTGATTTTTGACTAGTAATAGGATATCAATATAAGTAAATGTCTTCAATCAATAGTTTCTTTTTGATTACTTTTTTGTGTTGTTCTTGGACAAAAGCAGAGCTTGGAGGAAACACTTACCATTATATTTAATTGCCTGTTTATTCTTACAATTAAAAAGAGTTTAGACACTACATCCTACTTCCTACCTTGTAGTAGTAAGGAAGGTATTACACAGTCTCCTTATAAGCAGATAAGAGGGTCATTAGAAATGCAGCATTATTAGGCAACGTGGATGGCAGCAGTGACTTGTAAAGAAAATAAGATGTGCAACATTCTTATTCCAGTACTGACCTTTGAGGTCCATTTATAATGAACCATGTTGAACCTGTAGAAACTTCAATCACATATGAAACATGTGACAGCAAATGTCAAACTTGGGCAACACAAAAAGCCCTGTGAGTGCCTCCCTGTAGGGTATTGTTTTACAGAGGCTGGGTAATCTCCATCCTTTCTTTAAAATGCACCTCTTTCAGGGTCAATAACAGTACAAACATAGAActtaatgaaaacaaacatttaggTGTAAAGCAAGTCTTGTTCAACAAAATATGACCTCACCTGCTCATGCATACGTTATGTTGTGTTATTAAACGTGTAAATACAACAGTGGGACTTCAAGCATTCCATGTTTTTTCTATAGCAGAGGTTTGTTTGCACGGAGATACAAAGAGAAAGGAGTACAGAGTTCAAAGTCCATACATTCTAAAAGAAAGCTTCTGACACCCATTTCTTAGAAGAATTTCGGCCTTTAACAAATTTTAAGCCACAGATGTCTTGTGCACATATTTAGTGTTTGTGATGAGCATTTGTGTCAGCGAGATTCTGTTTGGAAGTCAAAGGTCCACTGAGCAATGTTACGTTAAAATAAGTCAGGATGCTACCGTGCCAGTGCTTTAAGCAGATTTTGGTAACCGCTTAAAATGAGTgctgtcagtagtgatgggcaaataaattcgccagacgcaaattcacgGCGATATTTCCGCGTTTGtcgctggcgaatacatttgcaaaactgcagcgaaaatttggatgtgcatcggaaaagtcgctcgcgtcagaaccgttgcgcgtcaacattaatcggatgcccattgacttgacaACATTGACGTGAGCGTCTGAAatgacgtgggcgtcaaaattcgcgttcactcaaattcgcccatcactagctgtcacTTTGACAAAGCTTGTAGTTGTGTATTTATAAAGGAAACTGTAGGTATCCATGAGCCCAAATAAgatcaattattattataataagaaaaacatatatatatatacacatatatatatattttataatatatatatatatatatatatatatatatataatatatatatatatataatatatatatataatataatatatatatatatataatatatataatatatatataatatatataatatatatatatatattatatatatatatatatatatatatatatatatatatataatatatatatataatatatatatatatatataatatatataatatatatatatataatatatatatataatatatatataatatatatatataatatatatataatatatatatatatatatatatatatatataatatatatataatatatatatatataatatatataatatatataatatatttataatatatatatatatatatatatatatatatatatatatatatatatataatatatatattatatatatataatatatatattatatatatatatatatatatatatatatatatatatatatatatatatatatattatatattatatataatatatatatattatatattatatataatatatataaatataaatatatatatatatatatatatatatatatatatatatatatatatatatatatatatatatatatatatatatatatatatatatatatatatttatatataattaatgtgcTGCAAATCTTGCATAGACCCAGGTGCAATCCAATTGCCGATTATTTAGAATAGTCAAAAAGTCTggatgcacactgggattttagaataatttaaaaatgtaacttttatttagtatatattaaaagaaagcatGCCAATGTTTTCGTCCCgtcttggacctttatcaagacacagTTTCCAGTATAAAACCACAATAAATAGTTAAAATCAATCAGTGTACAGCTACATCGTGTATCATGACATCACAGGGTTACAACCCATCCCATCAAAAAGGTTAAATACAACTTAACGTTATAAGTCTGTCATTGTTACATTGTGTCAGGGAGTTGTTGAACTGTATCtagtatttgttgcaacatataatTTACATGAATATCTCTGATCCAAAATAAACAGTGTTCATTAAGGCCACCAGGTGAAAGattgttccatttttttattcaaaagacCTCCCATTGTAATAAGATTTTGGACCTGTCACCGCCTCTCCAGGGGGGGGGAGGGATATGAACTATggctatatatttaaatgtgggaaGTCTATGACCAatatccaaaaaatgtttagctaTTGGTTTTTGGGTCTTGCCATCTCTAAAGGCAGTACTTATAGCTGACCTATGCCCATCCATTCTCAATCTCAATGTTTGATCAGTTTTCCCTACATATGATAAGCCACATGGGCAGGTGATGAGTTAGACAACATGTAATATGATGTTTAATAGTAAATCTTTCACCAGTGTGGGGGTGGCTTAAACTAGCCCCCGGGGTCCGGTACCTGCAAGATGTACAATTTGGACAGcggacaaaaaaaacatttttattagctgtatatatatatatatatatatatatatatatatatatatatatatatatatatatatatatatatatatatatttataatatatataatttaagctTAAaagatttatacagtatatgataatgAAGTGTTGGCTTTTCTTGGCGCTGAATGACTTTATATACAACCTGCTGCTTAACCTTATCTGCCATTTGCACTGCCTACACAATCCGCATTATTCCGCGCAGCTTCCATAGTTTGGCACAATCAAGAAAGTCACAGTTTTAGTGCTGTGACTTGAAAGAATTTTCCCACACACACTAGGAGAATTCTCAACATGTCATTACTATATATAGCCCTGAcctttatacaaattatttattcaGATTTAGAATCCATGGCTTGGAGTTCAAAACAGGATAAACAAACCCATCTCTAACATGAAATGTTTGCTGAAGTCCAAGCTTCATGAGGCACCGCCATAAAAAACAACTTGTTTTTGTAGCTTATAACTGCTGTGAAAAGAAATAGCTGAGTTGAGCTATGGGTAACAATGGGTTATAATGGGTAAAAATGGAAAAAGATGGAAAACTAAAGAGAACCATTAATTAAACCAACCCTAAAATATATTAGGGAGTAGGAAAAAAACAGGGAACACTTGCAAGGGTTGATAAGAGGGATTACATTGTGCAATATatgtattgtaaatatattttatgttccaGAGGTAGCTACCCTTGCAGAGGAGGAATGTTGTATGCATACAATAAGATATTCCATGTCTATATTTCACCGTGATAGATTCCAGATCAAACCTACAGGcaaacaatttcattttctttcttgccCTGAAATAGTATTTATTTCCATGAAAGAGAATATATACCCAGTGTATAGACTGTGCTAGCAAATACTATAATCTGACGTGCTTCATGTGCCCCATAGGACAGTGCTGAACacaagatccacttgtttgaaaATGCCGGTTACAATGGAAGAAAGATGGAGATTGTGGAAGAGGATGTGCCCAGCCTATGGGGTCACGGATTTCAGGACCGTGTATCCAGTATTAAAGTATTAAATGGAATGTAAGGAGAAGAAGCAACCACTTATACACCTACTCTGAACCTAACCTAGCAATTACCCCTACTGTCAGTCTAAATAgctaaaaaattgaaatttagaGTCAGGACCAGCCTTAGGCCAAATGGGTCCATGGGGCATTGCACAGATAAGaattgctgcagcaaatacagcTGCCCAACCCTGATCAACCTAGTTCATCCCTACATCCTCTCAAAATTCTCTCAAATTcattaaagtataattttttttagaaaccagAAACAAGAGCAGCTTCTCCAATGAGTCTGTATGAATAACTCAAGGACAGATAGAGAGTAACTACAGCTAGCAACACATGAGCCAACACCATTGCAATGCCCTCGGGACCTAGTGGGCAGATTCAATGCAGCATTGCTTCAAACATGGATGTCCAAACTGCACTCAGCTGAATGACATTAGAAATGCAGGATAGGCCAAAGCTACTACTGCTTGGCCAAACGTTGACCTCTCACATTCATTTAAGGGATGTCAGAGAATGACTGagttttcagttttcaaaaaCTGGCTCCTATCGGAATAGATGTTGATGGCTGAGGACCATTAAGGAGGCAATAGACAGCCTCTCACTTTCTATTATCAGTTTAAGATTGATACATATTGATATAAGCTCCCCAGGGATCTACTCATTTATTTGTAGTTAATTTTGGggggagaattttttttatttgcacttacATTAATGCTCTGAAGGTGAACGGGTTGTATGGCTCAATCCAAGGAACTATATTGGCAGATTGTCTGGCAGTTCTGCGTGTGCATATGGCAGAATGTTTCATAGGTAGGATGTAAAATAGTTCTCCTTTTTGACTTTTGAAGCTGATTGTTTATTCTCTGCTCCTTATTCTAGCTGGGTGGGTTATGAATACCCTGGCTATAGAGGACGCCAGTATGTATTTGAGAAGAATGAATACCAACACTGGAATGACTGGGAAGCCAACCAACCTAAAATCCAGTCAGTCCGCCGTATCCGTGATATGCAGTGGCATAAGCGTGGCTGTTTTACTGGAACCCCAGCAGCAGCCCCAACCCCAGCTCCTGCACCTATTAGCAGCTGAAGGAGACTCAAGCATATCCTCCAAccatcatcttcttctgccaaaaAGCATAGCAAGAAGAGACGCACAAAATGATTTTACAGCTTCAAAATGTCTCTTTAATGTGTCAGtccaaaactttaaataaaagtaCTGGGCTACAGAGTTCAAATGTGATTTTTCTCCCCAAATATATATGGTAATAATGAtgcttatacacacacactcagacaattattttactttattttcacaTTGTGAACTCAAGTGCATGCGTATATGTGTGGACAACTTAGTTATAAGTTATATGAATTTGTGAATGCATTTTAAGAATGAGTAATAAGtaattgtttaaaatgaaagTCAATTAATGTCCATCTGGAACATTTATTAATATGAGGGGTGTCATTGCTGTACATTTAAGGGGTTTGATCCCATCAGAGCTTGATTAGCATTTACTGGCACCTTCTGAGAGAGCAGAGTAAGTGCATACGTTTGTTACGCCATTCTGGCCTAAAAAAACATATAGTTCCAaaggattcactggcactcaaagacTAATGCAAGCAGGGACgaacccttgcgtgtttatttgcagttgtgCAAAGTTTCGGGGTTGTGCCACTTTGTCAAGCATCAAAAAAACGTATAACCTGCTTGACATCTGAAGATGGGAGACAGTTGAATAAACGAGAATGAGTGTGGGCCATAATAAGTATTTCAGAGCAGTATTGTGTGCAATAGAAAACATGACATTCTTGGTTATAGATTTTTTGGTTCAATGGATTT from Xenopus laevis strain J_2021 chromosome 1S, Xenopus_laevis_v10.1, whole genome shotgun sequence harbors:
- the crybb3.S gene encoding crystallin beta B3 S homeolog (The RefSeq protein has 1 substitution compared to this genomic sequence), producing MSEPQSTPEQMASGKSHGGIGGNYKITLYELENFQGKKCELTGECQNLSEKGLDKVGSIKVESGPWLSFERQSYGGEQFVLEKGDYPRWDTWSNSHRSDYVMSIRPLNIDSAEHKIHLFENAGYNGRKMEIVEEDVPSLWGHGFQDRVSSIKVLNGIWVGYEYPGYRGRQYVFEKNEYQHWNDWEANQPKIQSVRRIRDMQWHKRGCFTGTPAAAPIPAPAPISS
- the crybb3.S gene encoding crystallin beta B3 S homeolog isoform X1, yielding MLRKLKVNMSEPQSTPEQMASGKSHGGIGGNYKITLYELENFQGKKCELTGECQNLSEKGLDKVGSIKVESGPWLSFERQSYGGEQFVLEKGDYPRWDTWSNSHRSDYVMSIRPLNIDSAEHKIHLFENAGYNGRKMEIVEEDVPSLWGHGFQDRVSSIKVLNGIWVGYEYPGYRGRQYVFEKNEYQHWNDWEANQPKIQSVRRIRDMQWHKRGCFTGTPAAAPTPAPAPISS